The Pelagibaculum spongiae genome has a segment encoding these proteins:
- the fdxA gene encoding ferredoxin FdxA, with protein MTFIVGDNCVKCKFTDCVEVCPVDCFHEGPNFLVIDPDECIDCALCEPECPADAIFPEDELPDDQEVYIELNRDLSQVWPVLTVKKDAPDDADKWNGIKDKLEHLEQ; from the coding sequence ATGACTTTTATCGTTGGCGATAATTGCGTGAAATGTAAATTTACTGACTGCGTTGAAGTCTGCCCAGTTGACTGTTTCCACGAAGGCCCAAATTTCTTGGTCATCGACCCGGATGAATGTATCGACTGTGCATTGTGCGAACCAGAATGCCCTGCCGATGCGATATTCCCAGAAGATGAGCTACCTGATGACCAAGAAGTTTATATCGAATTGAACCGCGATTTAAGCCAAGTTTGGCCAGTGTTGACCGTTAAAAAAGATGCTCCGGATGATGCAGACAAATGGAATGGCATTAAAGACAAGCTTGAGCACTTGGAACAGTAA
- the mutS gene encoding DNA mismatch repair protein MutS, whose amino-acid sequence MSKIKDSKSPHTPMMQQYFKLKADHKDHLLFYRMGDFYELFYDDAKKASSLMDITLTSRGNSGGEPIPMAGIPYHAAEGYLARLVKMGETVAIAEQFGDPATSKGPVERKVARIVTPGTVSDSALLDEKNDSLLATLVSYKGRFGLAVLNMASGQFSCCEVDDGEAMLSEIQRINPVELLIPEDLTPPAVLKARRGLRQMAPWHFEIDSARHCLLKQFATKDLAGFGLEQMPLAVCAAGGLLQYAKDTQRCELPHIHGIAIEQRDDCILLDAQTRSNLELTENLSGGTEHTLSSVLDYCATAMGSRLLKRWLHRPLRNHDLLRQRQGIIAAIGEQDRHHSLHQLLKPIGDVERILARIALKSARPRDLTQLRYALEQLPEMLDLLSGTDCEPLEDYRQQLGPFPEITGLLQKAVIDNPPMLIRDGGVIAEGYDSELDELRGISENAGQYLIDLEIREKEKTGISTLKVGYNRVHGYFIEMSKMAALQAPDEYIRRQTLKNAERFITPELKSFEEKALSSKERALAREKALYEALLEKLLGELPPLQKSAQAIACIDLFSNLAERAETLDYHQPEFTDQPGLDIQGGRHPVVEQVLDTPFVANNTRFSNDRKMLIITGPNMGGKSTYMRQTALITLLAHIGCHVPAQSALIGPIDRIFTRIGASDDLASGRSTFMVEMTETANILHNASNQSLVLMDEIGRGTSTFDGLSLAWAVARHLAEKISAYTLFATHYFELTSLPENTSGTVNVHLDAIEHDDRIVFLHEVQDGPANQSYGLQVAQLAGVPKPIIDQAKQQLALLEAKSGQPVTLQAEVELAATPAITSSTDQLQGDLFASAPHPAIEALKAVDPDNLTPKQAMDELYRLRELLS is encoded by the coding sequence ATGAGCAAAATCAAGGATAGCAAAAGCCCCCACACGCCAATGATGCAGCAGTACTTCAAGCTGAAAGCAGACCATAAAGATCATCTGCTGTTTTATCGTATGGGTGACTTTTACGAACTGTTTTATGACGATGCTAAAAAAGCGTCCAGCTTAATGGATATCACCCTGACCTCCCGTGGTAATTCGGGCGGCGAGCCAATCCCCATGGCTGGTATCCCTTATCATGCTGCCGAAGGTTATCTGGCACGACTGGTAAAAATGGGCGAAACCGTCGCCATTGCTGAGCAGTTTGGCGACCCGGCGACCAGCAAAGGGCCAGTCGAGCGCAAAGTTGCTCGAATTGTCACGCCTGGCACGGTGAGTGATTCTGCGCTGCTTGATGAAAAAAATGACAGCTTGCTCGCCACATTGGTTAGTTATAAAGGTCGCTTTGGCTTAGCCGTTTTAAATATGGCCTCGGGTCAGTTCAGCTGCTGTGAAGTAGACGACGGCGAAGCCATGCTGTCGGAAATCCAGCGAATCAATCCAGTTGAGCTGTTGATCCCTGAAGATTTAACGCCACCCGCAGTACTAAAAGCCCGCAGAGGTTTGCGGCAAATGGCACCGTGGCATTTTGAAATCGACAGTGCCCGCCACTGTCTATTAAAGCAGTTTGCTACTAAAGATTTGGCCGGTTTTGGTTTGGAACAAATGCCATTAGCTGTCTGCGCCGCTGGCGGTTTATTACAATACGCCAAAGACACCCAGCGCTGCGAGCTACCGCATATTCACGGCATTGCCATAGAACAGCGCGATGACTGTATATTGCTCGACGCACAAACTCGCAGCAATTTGGAATTAACTGAAAACCTGTCTGGCGGCACTGAGCACACCTTATCCAGCGTGCTGGATTATTGCGCCACTGCGATGGGCTCACGTTTATTAAAACGCTGGTTACACCGCCCGTTGCGCAATCATGATTTATTGCGGCAGCGACAGGGTATTATTGCTGCGATTGGCGAACAAGATCGTCACCACAGCTTGCACCAATTATTAAAACCAATTGGCGACGTTGAGCGCATTCTGGCACGTATCGCATTAAAGTCTGCTCGCCCGCGTGATTTAACCCAGTTGCGTTATGCATTAGAACAATTACCAGAAATGCTCGATTTATTATCCGGCACCGACTGCGAACCTTTAGAAGATTATCGACAGCAGCTGGGACCATTTCCGGAAATTACCGGGCTGTTGCAAAAAGCGGTGATCGATAATCCGCCAATGCTGATTCGCGATGGCGGTGTGATTGCCGAAGGTTACGACAGCGAATTAGATGAGCTGCGCGGTATTAGTGAAAATGCTGGGCAATACCTGATCGACTTGGAAATTCGTGAGAAAGAAAAAACCGGCATTTCTACCTTGAAGGTGGGCTATAACCGAGTACACGGTTATTTCATCGAAATGTCCAAAATGGCCGCTCTACAAGCACCCGATGAATATATTCGCCGCCAAACATTAAAAAATGCCGAGCGGTTTATTACTCCAGAGCTAAAGAGCTTTGAAGAAAAAGCACTCAGTAGTAAAGAGCGCGCTTTGGCACGTGAAAAAGCACTCTACGAAGCCTTGCTTGAAAAATTACTTGGTGAACTACCACCGCTACAAAAATCAGCACAAGCAATTGCCTGCATTGATTTATTTAGTAATTTAGCCGAACGGGCAGAAACCCTAGATTACCACCAGCCAGAATTTACCGATCAGCCAGGGTTAGATATTCAAGGCGGTCGCCATCCGGTGGTCGAACAGGTATTGGACACCCCATTTGTAGCCAACAACACTCGCTTTTCAAATGATCGAAAAATGCTGATTATTACCGGCCCAAACATGGGTGGTAAGTCGACCTACATGCGCCAAACAGCATTAATTACTCTATTGGCCCATATCGGTTGCCATGTGCCAGCACAAAGCGCATTGATCGGCCCGATTGATCGAATTTTTACTCGAATCGGCGCATCCGATGACCTAGCCAGCGGCCGCTCAACTTTTATGGTTGAAATGACAGAAACCGCTAATATTTTGCATAACGCCAGCAACCAAAGCTTGGTGTTAATGGATGAAATTGGTCGCGGCACCAGTACTTTCGATGGTTTATCTCTGGCTTGGGCTGTTGCGCGTCATCTGGCAGAAAAAATCTCGGCTTATACCTTATTTGCTACTCATTATTTCGAATTGACCAGCCTGCCTGAAAATACTTCTGGCACGGTCAATGTTCACCTAGATGCGATTGAGCATGATGATCGAATTGTATTTTTACATGAAGTTCAGGACGGCCCTGCCAACCAGAGCTATGGTTTGCAAGTCGCACAACTGGCCGGTGTTCCCAAACCAATTATTGACCAGGCAAAACAACAGCTCGCACTGCTGGAAGCTAAGTCTGGGCAGCCAGTTACATTGCAAGCTGAAGTCGAACTAGCGGCAACTCCAGCTATCACGAGCTCGACCGATCAATTGCAAGGCGATTTATTTGCCAGCGCACCGCATCCAGCGATAGAAGCCTTAAAAGCAGTAGATCCTGACAATTTAACGCCCAAACAAGCAATGGATGAACTCTATCGCTTGCGCGAACTACTCAGCTAG
- a CDS encoding CinA family protein: MNAFQLAQAVGERLQQKKLFLVTAESCTGGGIADAVTAVAGSSGWFERGIVTYSNQAKNRYLQVPMDLIDQHDAVSQQVAAAMALGAAERNNEVSISVTGLAGPDGGSEKKPVGTVWFGFSIKGNVVTICQHFIGDRQAVRAQAVVFALSQLLKQLAD; encoded by the coding sequence ATGAATGCTTTTCAATTAGCTCAAGCGGTGGGCGAACGCCTACAGCAAAAGAAACTGTTTTTAGTTACGGCGGAATCTTGCACCGGTGGTGGCATTGCCGATGCAGTTACCGCCGTTGCCGGTAGTTCTGGCTGGTTTGAGCGCGGTATTGTTACCTATTCCAATCAAGCCAAAAATCGTTACTTGCAAGTGCCGATGGATCTGATTGATCAGCATGATGCGGTTAGCCAACAAGTGGCTGCTGCTATGGCGCTTGGTGCTGCTGAGCGTAATAATGAAGTCTCGATTTCTGTCACGGGCTTAGCTGGCCCAGATGGTGGCAGTGAAAAAAAACCAGTAGGTACGGTTTGGTTTGGCTTCTCAATTAAAGGAAATGTTGTCACTATTTGTCAGCATTTTATAGGTGATCGTCAGGCAGTAAGAGCGCAGGCAGTAGTCTTTGCCTTGTCTCAACTGCTTAAGCAACTGGCTGACTAA